From Grus americana isolate bGruAme1 chromosome 11, bGruAme1.mat, whole genome shotgun sequence, a single genomic window includes:
- the MON1A gene encoding vacuolar fusion protein MON1 homolog A translates to MAADVHKKKGWEVPNGSLAPGDGQHTERSESPTPGLAQGTEPGAGQEGAMFVHTRSYEDLTSPEDGAAAARSPEERRGEPAEPSSMEQISKDFSELSTQLTGMALDLEEEMRQSKEGKLEPSPQTTRHDSVLSGKEEEDVTMDAWRMHRKHVFVLSEAGKPVYSRYGSEEALSSTMGVMMALVSFLEAEKNAIRSIHADGYKVVFVRRSPLVLVAVARTRQSEQEIAHELLYIYYQILSLLTWTQLNHIFQQKQNYDLRRLLAGSERITDNLLDLMAHDPSFLMGAVRCLPLAASVRDAVSTSLQQAKAKSLVFSILLSGNQLVSLVRKKDQFLHPIDLHLLFNLISSSSSFREGEAWTPICLPKFNSSGFFHAHISYLEQEMDLCLLLVSTDREDFFTVSDCKRRFQERLRRRGVHHALQEALRTPFYSVAQVGIPDLRHFIYKSKSSGLFTSPKIEAPYVREEEKERLLGLYQYLHSRAHNSSRPLKNIYFTGPRENLLAWVTSAFELYICYSPLGTKAGAISAVNKLMKWIRKEEDRLFILTPQTY, encoded by the exons ATGGCTGCGGATGTCCATAAGAAGAAAGGCTGGGAAGTGCCCAATGGGTCCCTGGCACCAGGAGATGGGCAGCACACGGAGCGGTCCGAGAGCCCCACGCCGGGACTGGCACAGGGGACGGAGCCAG GGGCGGGCCAGGAGGGAGCCATGTTCGTGCACACCCGCTCCTACGAGGACTTGACGAGCCCGGAGGACGGGGCGGCCGCGGCACGGAGCCcggaggagaggcggggggagCCGGCCGAGCCGAGCAGCATGGAGCAGATCAGCAAGGACTTCAGCGAGCTGAGCACGCAGCTCACGGGCATGGCCCTCGacctggaggaggagatgaggcAGAGCAAGGAGGGGAAGCTGGAGCCGTCCCCACAGACCACCCGCCACGACTCAGTACTGTctggcaaggaggaggaggacgtgACCATGGACGCCTGGCGCATGCACCGGAAGCACGTCTTCGTGCTGAGCGAGGCGGGCAAGCCCGTGTACTCCCGCTACGGCTCTGAGGAGGCCCtctccagcaccatgggtgTCATgatggccctggtgtccttCCTGGAGGCTGAGAAAAACGCCATCCGGTCCATCCACGCAG ATGGCTACAAGGTGGTCTTCGTGCGGAGGAGCCCGCTGGTGCTGGTGGCAGTGGCGCGTACCCGGCAGTCGGAGCAGGAGATCGCCCATGAGCTGCTCTACATCTACTACCAGATCCTGAGCCTGCTCACCTGGACCCAGCTCAACCACATCTTCCAGCAGAAGCAGAACTACGACCTGCGCAGGCTCCTGGCCGGCTCTGAGCGCATCACCGACAACCTGCTGGACCTCATGGCCCACGACCCCAGCTTCCTCATGGGCGCCGTGCGCTGCCTGCCCCTGGCCGCCAGCGTCCGGGATGCTGTCAGCACCAGCCTCCAGCAGGCCAAGGCCAAGAGCTTGGTCTTCTCCATTCTCCTGTCAGGGAACCAGCTGGTGTCTCTCGTGAGGAAGAAGGATCAGTTCCTCCACCCTATTGACCTCCACTTGCTCTTCAACCTCATCagttcttcttcctcctttcgGGAGGGTGAAGCCTGGACTCCCATTTGCCTCCCCAAGTTCAACTCCAGTGGTTTCTTCCATGCTCACATCTCCTacctggagcaggagatggacCTGTGCCTCCTGCTGGTCTCCACCGACCGCGAGGACTTCTTCACCGTCTCCGACTGTAAGCGGCGCTTCCAGGAGCGCCTGCGGCGGCGCGGGGTGCACCACGCTCTGCAGGAGGCCTTGCGCACCCCCTTCTACAGCGTCGCCCAGGTGGGCATCCCTGACCTCCGGCACTTCATCTATAAGTCCAAGAGCTCTGGGCTCTTCACCAG CCCCAAGATTGAGGCACCCTACGTgcgggaggaggagaaggagaggctCTTGGGGCTCTACCAGTACCTCCACAGCCGGGCTCACAACTCTTCGCGCCCCCTGAAGAACATCTACTTCACGGGCCCCCGTGAGAACCTCCTGGCTTGG GTAACCAGCGCCTTCGAGCTCTACATATGCTACAGTCCCCTGGGGACCAAGGCCGGCGCCATCAGTGCTGTCAACAAGCTCATGAAGTGGATCCGCAAGGAGGAAGACCGACTCTTCATCCTCACGCCCCAGACGTACTGA
- the LOC129211501 gene encoding uncharacterized protein LOC129211501: protein MGAKPAERYKALCAVVIDTGTGHTRSGLAGDEQPRSVVPSQAGGGPVLTHGMVTDWDGLEELWHRVLYRELGVCPEEVAVLATDAPLSLAANREKVAELLFEGFGVPAMLVLPRSLLAAYSYGRTAGVVVGCGAGTSYAAGVREGYALPHATFRLDVAGDALTLYLGRLLGSRGVRLGADPLRRLKETCCCVLPGAGGALPLTPPGASGLLQGDERFRCPEVLLAPTALGLPGPGLLEQAARSLRRCGGPPGRPPPRLLLAGGTTLLHGFPRRLAAELGVPAEAAPRRRAAAWLGGSLAASLDAFQGAWVPRDAYGEVGPAAVHPRCC from the coding sequence ATGGGGGCCAAGCCAGCGGAGAGGTACAAGGCTTTGTGCGCCGTCGTCATCGACACGGGGACGGGCCACACCAGGAGCGGGCTGGCCGGGGACGAGCAGCCGCGGTCGGTGGTGCCCAGCCAGGCGGGGGGCGGCCCCGTCCTCACCCACGGCATGGTCACCGACTGGGACGGACTGGAGGAGCTGTGGCACCGCGTCCTCTACCGGGAGCTGGGCGTCTGCCCCGAGGAGGTGGCGGTGCTGGCCACGGACGCCCCGCTCTCCCTGGCCGCCAACCGGGAGAAGGTGGCCGAGCTGCTCTTCGAGGGCTTTGGCGTGCCGGCCATGCTGGTGCTGCCTCGCTCCCTGCTCGCCGCCTACTCCTACGGCCGCACCGCCGGCGTGGTGGTGGGCTGCGGCGCCGGCACCTCCTATGCGGCGGGGGTACGGGAGGGCTACGCGCTGCCCCACGCCACCTTCCGCCTGGACGTGGCCGGGGACGCCCTCACGCTCTACCTGGGCCGGCTGCTGGGGTCCCGCGGGGTCCGCCTGGGCGCCGACCCCCTGCGCCGCTTGAAGGAGACCTGCTGCTGCGTCctgccgggggccgggggggccctGCCCCTCACCCCGCCTGGCGCCTCGGGGCTGCTCCAGGGGGACGAGCGGTTCCGCTGCCCCGAGGTGCTGCTGGCCCCCACCGccctggggctgccggggccggggctgctggagcaggcGGCCCGCAGCCTGCGCCGCTGCGGGggcccccccggccgccccccaccccgcctgctgctggcggggggcACCACGCTGCTGCACGGCTTCCCCCGGCGCCTGGCCGCCGAGCTGGGGGTCCCCGCCGaggccgccccccgccgccgtgCGGCCGCCTGGCTGGGCGGCTCGCTGGCCGCCTCCCTCGACGCCTTCCAGGGCGCATGGGTGCCGCGGGACGCCTACGGTGAGGTCGGCCCCGCCGCCGTGCACCCCCGCTGCTGCTGA
- the MST1R gene encoding macrophage-stimulating protein receptor, translating into MPAAPRGMGPSCRMCLLLALTLAPLGASAWQCPRIPYSSTRNFSVPYTLPSLDAGSPVQNVAVFADSAGPVAIFVAVRNRILLASPELRLLSVLVTGPVGSAECEICHLCPAATDGPEHRDNVLLLLDPLEPWLYSCGTAQHGLCYQHQLEVRDGEVAITTTRCLYSATGNRPASCPDCVASPLGTSATVVATSYTSFFYLGSTVNSSVAARYSPQSVSVRRLKGTLDGFSDNFQWLTVLPQYRDNYTVHYVHSFADGDHVYFLTVQPERPGSAAYHTRLARLSTHEYNLHRYRELILDCRFESKRRRRRRRRGEEDAERDVAYNVLQAAHATRPGAHLARDLGINTTDMVLFGAFAESQPESRVPREYSAVCAFPLRLLNQAMEEGMEKCCSTGHQPLLRGLSFFQPVEYCPHNVNLSAPVADTSCWDQPTLVPATSHKVDLFNGHLTDVLLTSIFVTTLGDVTVAHLGTAEGRVFQMVLQRSSSYLLTLANFSLGEPGPVRGAMGLQSHSLFFTAGTKVWRLNVTGPGCRHFSTCQRCLRAERFMGCGWCGDGCTRRHECAGSWAQESCPPVLTDFHPRSAPLRGRTRVTLCGMTFRSHLDPDPRRSPPGAYRVAVGRRGCAVLPEESRSHRPLPTSRRKDFVDVLVCELEPGGPTAAGGPADVVLTVEEPAGPSSFRVHGSATLVGFVFVEPHISALHPPFGPRGGGTHLSLHGTHLSAGSSWRVMVNGSECPLAGQPRQGDGAVQCVAPAAGGLGAARVALWIDGEEFPAPLPFQYHPDPFVSAIVPSCSYEGSMLTIIGAHLDSVYRAKIRFEASGVRTEAMECEGPQVPERLLCRSPAFPFESKVETAPGNLSVLLDGAAGRWLFRLRYYPQPKVFPLEQEGRRLRLKPGDDEIEVHQLGLDAVAACMNITMTVGGRDCHPNVLKNEVTCRLPRELRLPPAGAAVEVCVNGACKALGWVLPPAASLDLAASLALGTGITFLVCGVLAAVLLSWRWKKRRGTENLELLVQPNRSDPPATTQRPGVDYREVLVLPVAGGPGPVGPRARFTGAGAAGGGSPVPLLRSTSCCLEDLRPELLEEVKDILIPEERLVTHRHQVIGKGHFGSVYHGTYTDPLLGDLHCAIKSLHRITDVDEVEEFLREGILMKSFHHPQVLSLLGVCLPRHGLPLVVLPYMRHGDLRHFIRAEERSPTVKDLIGFGLQVALGMEYLAQKKFVHRDLAARNCMLDETLTVKVADFGLARDVFGKEYYSIRQHRHAKLPVKWMALESLQTQKFTTKSDVWSFGVLMWELLTRGASPYPGVDPYDMARYLQRGRRLPQPQHCPDTLYGVMLSCWAPVPEERPSFTELVGELQRVLAVLEGERYVNLAVTYVNLERGPPFPPACPGQLPDGEEEDEEEEEEEEEEEEEEDNTAVC; encoded by the exons ATGCCGGCGGCACCGCGCGGCATGGGGCCGTCGTGCCGCATGTGCCTCTTGCTGGCGCTCACCCTGGCCCCACTGGGCGCCAGCGCCTGGCAGTGCCCCCGCATCCCTTACAGCTCCACCAGGAACTTCTCCGTCCCCTACACGCTGCCCAGCCTCGACGCCGGCAGCCCTGTGCAGAACGTCGCTGTCTTCGCTGACTCTGCCGGCCCGGTCGCCATCTTTGTGGCTGTCCGCAACCGCATCCTGCTGGCCAGCCCTGAGCTGCGCCTCCTCTCTGTCCTTGTCACCGGCCCGGTGGGCAGCGCCGAGTGCGAGATCTGCCACCTGTGCCCGGCTGCCACCGACGGCCCTGAGCACAGGGACAacgtcctgctgctgctggacccGCTGGAGCCGTGGCTGTACAGCTGTGGCACGGCGCAGCACGGGCTGTGCTACCAGCACCAGCTGGAGGTGCGGGACGGCGAGGTGGCCATCACGACCACGCGCTGCCTGTACTCGGCCACGGGCAACAGACCTGCCTCCTGCCCCGACTGCGTGGCCAGCCCCCTGGGGACCAGCGCCACCGTGGTGGCCACCTCCTACACCTCTTTCTTCTACCTCGGCTCCACCGTCAACAGCAGCGTGGCGGCGCGGTACAGCCCGCAGTCGGTGTCTGTCCGCAGGCTGAAGGGCACCTTGGACGGCTTTTCGGACAACTTCCAGTGGCTGACGGTGCTGCCGCAATACCGGGACAACTACACCGTCCACTACGTGCACTCCTTCGCCGACGGGGACCACGTCTACTTCCTGACGGTGCAGCCGGAGCGGCCGGGCTCGGCGGCGTACCACACGCGCCTGGCACGACTCAGCACCCACGAGTACAACCTCCACCGCTACCGCGAGCTCATCCTCGACTGCCGCTTCGAGTCCAAgcgacggcggcggcggcggcgccgtgGCGAGGAGGATGCCGAGCGGGACGTCGCCTACAACGTGCTGCAAGCTGCTCACGCCACCCGCCCTGGCGCCCACCTGGCCCGCGACCTCGGCATCAACACCACCGATATGGTGCTCTTTGGCGCCTTTGCCGAGAGCCAGCCGGAGAGCCGGGTGCCACGGGAGTACTCGGCCGTCTGCGCCTTCCCCCTCCGCCTCCTGAACCAGGCCATGGAGGAGGGCATGGAGAAGTGCTGCAGCACCGGGCACCAGCCGCTGCTGCGGGGGCTCAGCTTCTTCCAGCCGGTGGAGTACTGCCCGCACAAC GTGAACCTCTCGGCGCCGGTGGCCGACACCAGCTGCTGGGACCAGCCCACCCTCgtccctgccacctcccacAAGGTGGACCTGTTCAACGGGCACCTGACCGACGTCCTCCTCACCTCCATCTTCGTCACCACCCTGGGGGACGTCACCGTGGCCCACCTGGGCACAGCGGAGGGACGCGTCTTCCAG ATGGTGCTCCAGCGCTCCAGCTCCTACCTCCTCACCTTGGCCAACTTCTCCCTGGGGGAGCCGGGGCCAGTGCGGGGTGCCATGGGGCTGCAGAGCCACTCGCTGTTCTTCACCGCCGGCACCAAG GTGTGGCGCCTGAACGTCACCGGTCCCGGATGCCGCCACTTCTCCACGTGCCAGCGCTGCCTGCGGGCCGAGCGCTTCATGGGCTGCGGCTGGTGCGGGGACGGGTGCACGCGCCGTCACGAGTGCGCCGGCTCCTGGGCCCAGGAGAGCTGCCCTCCCGTCCTCACCGAT TTCCACCCCCGGAGCGCCCCGCTGCGGGGCCGGACGCGGGTGACGCTCTGCGGCATGACCTTCCGCTCCCACCTGGACCCCGacccccgccgcagcccccctgGCGCCTACCGGGTGGCGGTGGGACGGCGAGGCTGCGCCGTGCTGCCggaggagagcaggagccaCAG ACCCCTGCCCACCTCCCGCCGCAAGGACTTTGTGGACGTGCTGGTGTGCGAGCTGGAGCCGGGGGGCCCAACGGCAGCGGGGGGCCCGGCCGACGTGGTGCTCACCGTGGAGGAACCTGCCGGACCCTCCAGCTTCCGCGTCCACGGCTCAGCCACCCTCGTCGGCTTCGTCTTCGTG GAGCCCCACATCAGCGCCCTGCACCCCCCGTTTGGCCCCCGGGGCGGTGGcacccacctctccctgcaTGGCACCCACCTCTCAGCGGGGAGCAGCTGGCGGGTGATGGTCAACGGCTCCGAGTGCCCCCTGGCCGGGCAGCCCAG GCAGGGCGACGGGGCAGTTCAGTGCGTGGCTCCTGCAGCCGGTGGCCTGGGCGCAGCCCGGGTGGCCCTGTGGATCGACGGGGAGGAGTTCCCGGCCCCCCTGCCCTTCCAGTACCACCCCGACCCCTTCGTTTCGGCCATCGTCCCCAGCTGCAGCTATGA GGGCTCAATGCTCACCATCATCGGCGCCCACCTGGACTCCGTGTATCGTGCCAAGATCCGCTTCGAAGCCAGCGGCGTGAGGACCGAAGCCATG GAGTGCGAGGGCCCGCAGGTGCCGGAGCGGCTGCTGTGCCGCAGCCCGGCCTTCCCCTTCGAGAGCAAGGTGGAGACGGCGCCGGGGAACCTGAGCGTGCTGCTGGACGGCGCTGCCGGCCGCTGGCTCTTCCGCCTCCGCTACTACCCCCAGCCCAAGGTCTTCCCCTTGGAGCAGGAGGGCAGGCGCCTCCGCCTCAAGCCCGGCGATGACGAGATCGAGGTGCAC CAATTGGGGCTGGATGCTGTGGCCGCCTGCATGAACATCACCATGACGGTGGGGGGCCGGGACTGCCACCCCAACGTGCTGAAGAACGAGGTGACGTGCCGTCTGCCCCGCGAGCTGCGCCTGCccccggccggggctgccgtGGAG GTCTGCGTGAACGGCGCCTGCAAGGccctgggctgggtgctgccccccgccgcctcGCTGGACCTGGCcgccagcctggccctgggcaCCGGCATCACCTTCCTGGTCTGCGGCGTCCTGGCCGCCGTGCTGCTCAGCTGGCGCTGGAAGAAGAGGCGGG GGACAGAGAacctggagctgctggtgcaGCCCAACCGCAGCGACCCCCCCGCCACCACCCAGCGCCCCGGCGTCGACTACAGGGAGGTGCTGG TGCTGCCTGTGGCAGGCGGTCCCGGCCCGGTGGGGCCCCGGGCACGATTCACCGGTGCCGGTGCGGCGGGTGGTGGTTCCCCCGTGCCCCTGCTCAGGTCCACGTCCTGCTGCCTGGAGGACCTGCGGccggagctgctggaggaggtgaAGGACATTCTCATCCCCGAGGAGCGGCTCGTCACCCACCGGCACCAGGTCATCGGCAAAG GGCATTTTGGCAGCGTCTACCACGGCACCTACacggacccgctgctggggGACCTCCACTGCGCCATCAAGTCCCTGCACC GCATCACGGACGTGGATGAGGTGGAGGAGTTCCTGCGCGAGGGCATCCTCATGAAGAGCTTCCACCACCCCCAGGTGCTCTCATTGCTGGGGGTCTGCCTGCCCCGCCACGGGCTGCCCCTCGTTGTCCTGCCCTACATGCGCCATGGGGACCTGCGCCACTTCATCCGCGCCGAGGAGCGG agccccacggtGAAGGACCTCATCGGCTTCGGGCTGCAGGTGGCCCTAGGCATGGAGTACCTGGCCCAGAAGAAGTTTGTGCATCGGGACCTGGCAGCCAGGAACTGCAT GCTGGACGAGACGCTGACGGTGAAGGTGGCCGACTTCGGGCTGGCGCGGGACGTGTTCGGCAAGGAGTACTACAGCATCCGGCAGCACCGCCACGCCAAGCTGCCCGTCAAATGGATGGCGCTGGAGAGCCTCCAGACCCAAAAATTCACCACCAAGTCGGACGTG TGGTCCTTCGGGGTGCTCATGTGGGAGCTGCTGACGCGGGGGGCATCGCCGTACCCCGGGGTGGACCCCTACGACATGGCGCGCTACCTGCAGCGGGGGAGACGCCTGCCGCAGCCCCAACACTGCCCCGACACCCt GTACGGGGtgatgctgagctgctgggcGCCGGTGCCCGAGGAGAGGCCGTCCTTCACGGAGCTGGTGGGTGAGCTGCAGCGTGTCCTGGCCGTGCTGGAGGGAGAGCGCTACGTCAACCTGGCCGTCACCTACGTCAACCTGGAGCGtggcccccccttcccccccgcctgccccgggCAGCTGCCTGATggcgaggaggaggatgaagaggaggaagaagaggaggaggaagaggaagaagaggaggacaaCACAGCTGTGTGCTGA
- the CAMKV gene encoding caM kinase-like vesicle-associated protein: MPFGCVTLGDKKDYNQPSEVTDRYDLGQVIKTEEFCEIFRAKEKTTGKLYTCKKFLKRDGRKVRKAAKNEIIILKMVKHPNILQLVDVYITRKEYFIFLELATGREVFDWILDQGYYSERDTSNVIRQVLEAVAYLHSLKIVHRNLKLENLVYYNRLKNSKIVISDFHLAKLENGLIKEPCGTPEYLAPEVVGRQRYGRPVDCWAIGVIMYILLSGNPPFYEEADEEDYENHDKNLFRKILAGDYEFDPPYWDDISQAAKELVTRLMEVEQDQRITAEEAISHEWISGNAASDKNIKDGVCAQIEKNFARAKWKKAVRVTTLMKRLRAPEQTETAPAPAPAAAATAATDTAAPAAPGTPPAAAQPPAPGTPPAATCNGDGAATAAAESPSEQTG, encoded by the exons ATGCCGTTTGGCTGCGTGACGCTGGGAGACAAGAAAGATTATAACCAGCCGTCCGAGGTGACCGACAGATATGACCTGGGCCAGGTCATCAAAAC GGAGGAGTTCTGTGAAATATTCCGGGCCAAGGAGAAGACGACGGGGAAGCTGTACACCTGCAAGAAGTTTCTGAAGCGGGACGGGCGGAAAGTGCGGAAGGCGGCCAAAAACGAGATCATCATCCTCAAAAT GGTGAAGCACCCCAACATACTGCAGCTGGTGGATGTCTACATCACCCGCAAGGAGTATTTCATCTTCCTGGAGCT GGCCACCGGCCGTGAGGTCTTCGACTGGATCCTGGACCAGGGTTACTACTCGGAGAGGGACACCAGCAACGTCATCCGGCAGGTCTTGGAGGCCGTCGCCTACCTGCACTCACTCAAGATCGTCCACAGGAACCTCAAG ctggagAACCTGGTGTACTATAACCGCCTGAAGAACTCCAAGATCGTCATCAGCGACTTCCACTTGGCCAAGCTGGAGAACGGGCTCATCAAGGAGCCCTGCGGCACCCCTGAGTACCTGG CTCCGGAGGTGGTGGGGCGGCAGCGGTATGGGCGGCCAGTGGACTGCTGGGCCATCGGTGTCATCATGTACATCCT CCTCTCGGGGAACCCCCCCTTCTACGAGGAGGCAGATGAGGAAGACTACGAGAACCACGACAAGAACCTCTTCCGCAAAATCCTGGCTGGAGACTACGAGTTCGACCCACCATACTGGGACGACATCTCGCAGGCGG CCAAGGAGCTGGTGACGCGCCTGATGGAGGTGGAGCAGGACCAGCGGATCACGGCGGAGGAGGCCATCTCCCACGAGTG GATCTCCGGCAATGCCGCCTCCGACAAGAACATCAAGGACGGCGTCTGCGCCCAGATCGAGAAGAACTTTGCCCGGGCCAAGTggaag AAAGCCGTGCGAGTGACCACGCTCATGAAACGCCTCCGGGCGCCCGAGCAGACGGAgacagccccggccccggcccccgccgccgccgccaccgccgccacgGACACTgcggcccccgcagcccccggcacgccgcccgccgccgcgcagcccccggcccccggcacGCCGCCCGCCGCCACGTGTAACGGGGACGGGGCAGCTACCGCCGCCGCCGAGTCCCCCAGCGAGCAGACCGGCTGA